Genomic DNA from Actinopolymorpha sp. NPDC004070:
CGACCTGGTGGTCGTGGTCGACGACGGCTCCCGGGACGCCACCGCGGTGCACGCGCAGGAGGCCGGCGCGGTCGTCGTCGGTCACCACCGTCCACGTGGCAAGGCAGCCGCGCTGGCGACCGGTGCGCAGGCGGTGTCGGCGATCGAGGCGCGGGAGAACCCTCCCCAGCCGCGGCACCTGCTGTTCCTGGACGCGGACCTCGCCGAGAGCGCGGACCGGGCGGAGCCGCTGGTTCGCCCGGTGCTGGACGGCACCGCGGACGTCACCATCGCGGTGATGCCGCCGCAGCACGGCGGGCCCGGTGGCGGGCGCGGCTTCGTCGTCCGGCTCGCGCGGGCCGGCATCGCCCGGGCCACCGGTTGGCAGGCCACGCAGCCGTTGTGCGGGCAGCGGTGTCTGAGCCGGCCCGCGCTGGACGCCGCCAGCCCGCTCGCCCGCGGCTTCGGGGTCGAGGTGGGGATGACGATCGACCTGCTGCGCAGGGGTTTCCGGGTCGCGGAGGTCCCAGTCGACTTCCAGCACCGGGTGACCGGCGCAGACCTGCGGGGACAGCTCCACCGTGGCCGGCAGTGGCTGCACGTCGCGGAGGCGCTGGCCCGGCGGGGTGTCGTACCCCTTCCGGCCGTTCCCACCCTTCCGGCGTTCGGGACTGCTCCCCTCCGCCGCCCGGACGCACCGGCCCAGCCGGACGTCGACGCCGGCTCTCCCCGTCGTGACCGACGTACGAACTGACGGCGCCGGCCCGGCCGACCCGGCCCGCCGGGCAGGCGGATTGGCGGTGCTCGGCCTGGGAGCCAGCCTGGCGCTGTTCACCGTCACCGGACTGCTCGGACCGTCCGTCGTCGCGCTCACCCTCCCGCAGCGGGCGGCGTGGCGACCGCCGTACTGGTGGGACACGCATCCACCGGCCTGGCTGGTGGTCACGCTCGCGCTGACCGGCTTGGTCGTCGGCGCTCTGAGCCTGTACGCCGGGTTGCGTGCCCTGTCCGCCGGATGGACGCCGATCCCACGGCGGCTGGCGGCGCTCGGTGCCGCCGGGGTGACCGCGCTGACACTGGTGCCGCCGATGGCCTCCGGGGACGTCCTGATGTACGCCGCGTACGGCCGGATCGCGGCGCGCGGCGGGGACCCGTACCTCACCGCGCCGGCGGAGTTCGTGCTGCACACCTCCGACCCGGTGGCCGCGGCCACCGAACGGCCCTGGCAGACCGCGACCTCCGTCTACGGCCCGGTGGGCACCTGGCTGCAGCAGGCGGCGGCCTGGCTGGGCAGCGGCTCCACCCACGCCACGGTCCTCGGCCTGCAGGTCACGAACTCGCTGGCGTTCGTCGCCGTCGGTCTGCTCGCGGTACGGCTGGCCGGGCGGGCGCCGCGGGCGCGCGCCCGGGCCGTGCTGTGCGTCCTCGCCAATCCCGTCCTGGCCTGGCTGGTCGTCGCGGGCGCGCACAACGACGCCGAGGCGGTGGTGTTCGCGGTGGCCGCGCTGGTGGTGGTCCGCCGGTCACCGTTCGCGGCGGGGCTGCTGGTCGGCCTCGGCGGCGCGGTGAAGCTCACCGTCGGGCTCTACGGCCTGGCACTGCTGTGGGCGCTGCGCCGGTCGCCGCGGTCGGCGGCGGCACTGTGCGCCGGGTCGCTGCTCACGCTCGCCGGGACGTACGTCTTCGCCGGGCCGCACGTGTTCGACCGGGTGCTGGCGGCACCGAGCTTCGTGTCGTCGGGCACGCCGTGGCGGTTGCTGTTCGGGCCGCTGTACCTGTTCGTGCTGCCGATGCCCGCGGCCCGTGCGGTCATCGCCATCGCCTCGGCGGTGACGACGGTGCTGCTGGCGGCGTTGCTGTGGCGGGCGGTGCCGGCCGCGGTGCGCGAGCCGGTGGCGGCCGCGACGTCGTCGGGCGACGCGCCGGCCGATCCGACACCGGAGGCGGTCCGGGTGGCGGCCGTACTCTGCCTGGCCTGGGTGTTCACCACGCAGTACAGCCTGCCGTGGTACGACCTACTCGCCTGGGCGCCGCTGGCCGGACTGGTCGCCGGCCGGCTGGACTCGATGGTGCTCGCCCGCACCGCCATGATGGCCGCGGCGTACGTGCCGGGCCGGGTGGTCGACCTGCCGTCCCTGGTCGGCTTCGTGACCGACCGGATCCGCGACACGGTGACGCCGCTGGTGCAGATCGCGATCCTGGTGTGGCTGGTTCGGTGGTGCCTGTCCCGTCGCGACCGGGCGCCGATCGACGACGACGTACGGATGCGGCCCGAGCGCCTTCCTACCGCGGCAG
This window encodes:
- a CDS encoding glycosyltransferase produces the protein MSGATSSPAGRVAVVIPARDEAARVAATVRAAGKVSAVDLVVVVDDGSRDATAVHAQEAGAVVVGHHRPRGKAAALATGAQAVSAIEARENPPQPRHLLFLDADLAESADRAEPLVRPVLDGTADVTIAVMPPQHGGPGGGRGFVVRLARAGIARATGWQATQPLCGQRCLSRPALDAASPLARGFGVEVGMTIDLLRRGFRVAEVPVDFQHRVTGADLRGQLHRGRQWLHVAEALARRGVVPLPAVPTLPAFGTAPLRRPDAPAQPDVDAGSPRRDRRTN
- the mptB gene encoding polyprenol phosphomannose-dependent alpha 1,6 mannosyltransferase MptB — encoded protein: MTDVRTDGAGPADPARRAGGLAVLGLGASLALFTVTGLLGPSVVALTLPQRAAWRPPYWWDTHPPAWLVVTLALTGLVVGALSLYAGLRALSAGWTPIPRRLAALGAAGVTALTLVPPMASGDVLMYAAYGRIAARGGDPYLTAPAEFVLHTSDPVAAATERPWQTATSVYGPVGTWLQQAAAWLGSGSTHATVLGLQVTNSLAFVAVGLLAVRLAGRAPRARARAVLCVLANPVLAWLVVAGAHNDAEAVVFAVAALVVVRRSPFAAGLLVGLGGAVKLTVGLYGLALLWALRRSPRSAAALCAGSLLTLAGTYVFAGPHVFDRVLAAPSFVSSGTPWRLLFGPLYLFVLPMPAARAVIAIASAVTTVLLAALLWRAVPAAVREPVAAATSSGDAPADPTPEAVRVAAVLCLAWVFTTQYSLPWYDLLAWAPLAGLVAGRLDSMVLARTAMMAAAYVPGRVVDLPSLVGFVTDRIRDTVTPLVQIAILVWLVRWCLSRRDRAPIDDDVRMRPERLPTAAGDGSGTP